In Nocardioides daphniae, the DNA window GCTCTCGGCCAGGCCACGCAGCCGCTTGATCTGGTACTCCTCGCGGGCCGGGTCGGCCGGCGGCATCTCGGAGACGGCCTTGAGCTCCCCCACCCGCTGGGTGCACTTGAAGCGCTCGGCGAGGAGGTGCACCAGGGCAGCGTCCAGGTTGTCGATGCTCGCGCGCAGGCGACCCAGTTCGGCGAGGGCGGTCTCGTCGGTCATGGGCATATGCAAACAGGCGGACGGCACCCGCTCGGCACCGGGGCCACGACGCGGACGCTCATCCGCGTCGTACGAACCCTCGACGCACCCGGGCGAGCAGTCCACCGCGGGGCTGGGCGACCGGG includes these proteins:
- a CDS encoding chorismate mutase — protein: MTDETALAELGRLRASIDNLDAALVHLLAERFKCTQRVGELKAVSEMPPADPAREEYQIKRLRGLAESSGLDPQFAEKILGLIIEQVIRNHNSIREQ